The nucleotide window CACGACAGGGCAGCGCTACAGCCCCTACCCCGTGCATTCCAGCGGCTACCAGGGCCTCCTGGCCATCGTAAAGGCCTCGAGCAAAAGCATCGTGAAGAACTCGGAGGGCAAGCGGACTAAGATGTCTCCAGCGCAGGTGGCCATTGCCCCCTACCCAGTGTCAAGCACTTTAGCGCCGGGCCCCTCATGCGCCGGGCACTTGAATTATCACAGTACTCAGAAGCAGCTCGAGGCGCCGGTCCCCCCAAACGTGACCGTAGCTACGTCCGTGATCCCGCTCGCAGGCCGGAACCTGGCCCTGCAGCAGTCCAACTTGCCCTCTATCCAGAGCATCATCTACCAGATCAATCAGCAGTgccaggcccagggctcccagcaggcCTGCCAAGGGGTGGTGGTGACCGACCCCAGCCCAGCAAAGCACGGTGCGGCCAGTGGCTTTGCTAGCATGGCGACGGCGGGCGCTGCTGTGGCCTATGCCGGTGCCGTCCTGCCCGACTGCCGCAAAGGGGCTGAACTCGCCATAAGCTCCAACCCGGCCATGACCGTCGGCCCCAAGGCCGGCATCTACCCGGACGGCATGGATTACCTTATCTGGCagcagaaacagcagcagctccgAATGTACAGCGGGGGCAGCGGAGGGGGGGGCGCCGTCAGCAAGTCCCCAGAGACGTGTGCGGGGGTCTCGCGCCCCTACACCCTGACAGGCGCAGTGGAGAAGGTGAGCTCCTCCCCTTTGAACTGCGTGGCCATGCACGGCAACTTCTCGGTGGGCCAGTATTTTGCCCCCCCTTGGAACAGCATCTTGGTCACCCCCAACAG belongs to Chrysemys picta bellii isolate R12L10 chromosome 15, ASM1138683v2, whole genome shotgun sequence and includes:
- the FAM222A gene encoding protein FAM222A isoform X1, which codes for MLACLQRTQNPPAQHLACPNKTLEPRKCETAASMHSPRYPSPAELDAYAQKVANNPLTIKIFPTNIRVPQHKHLNRTVNGYDTTGQRYSPYPVHSSGYQGLLAIVKASSKSIVKNSEGKRTKMSPAQVAIAPYPVSSTLAPGPSCAGHLNYHSTQKQLEAPVPPNVTVATSVIPLAGRNLALQQSNLPSIQSIIYQINQQCQAQGSQQACQGVVVTDPSPAKHGAASGFASMATAGAAVAYAGAVLPDCRKGAELAISSNPAMTVGPKAGIYPDGMDYLIWQQKQQQLRMYSGGSGGGGAVSKSPETCAGVSRPYTLTGAVEKVSSSPLNCVAMHGNFSVGQYFAPPWNSILVTPNSDCYNPQELANGHRELGVPPSDGLSSKTLCNTSILSSSLQSLEYLINDIHPPCIKEQMLGKGYETVSVPRLLDHQHAHIRLPVYR
- the FAM222A gene encoding protein FAM222A isoform X2, translating into MHSPRYPSPAELDAYAQKVANNPLTIKIFPTNIRVPQHKHLNRTVNGYDTTGQRYSPYPVHSSGYQGLLAIVKASSKSIVKNSEGKRTKMSPAQVAIAPYPVSSTLAPGPSCAGHLNYHSTQKQLEAPVPPNVTVATSVIPLAGRNLALQQSNLPSIQSIIYQINQQCQAQGSQQACQGVVVTDPSPAKHGAASGFASMATAGAAVAYAGAVLPDCRKGAELAISSNPAMTVGPKAGIYPDGMDYLIWQQKQQQLRMYSGGSGGGGAVSKSPETCAGVSRPYTLTGAVEKVSSSPLNCVAMHGNFSVGQYFAPPWNSILVTPNSDCYNPQELANGHRELGVPPSDGLSSKTLCNTSILSSSLQSLEYLINDIHPPCIKEQMLGKGYETVSVPRLLDHQHAHIRLPVYR